In Trifolium pratense cultivar HEN17-A07 linkage group LG7, ARS_RC_1.1, whole genome shotgun sequence, a genomic segment contains:
- the LOC123900069 gene encoding probable pectate lyase 4 — translation MVSQGTNFVLRHFILAIVIVIFFTPKLSYAKQSKLMGMKMNMIDNCWRPNPEWRRYRQQLATCSVGYVGKMINNIGNDLIYYKVTDPNDDPITPKPGTLRYGASVIQGKVWITFQKDMNIKLMKPLLISSFTTIDGRGINVHIANNACLMIFKATNIIIHSIRIHHCKAQAPGMVMGPNGKVIHLGSVDGDAIRLVTASKIWIDHNTLYKCEDGLLDVTRGSTDITISNNWFREQDKVMLLGHDDGYVRDNNMKVTVVYNHFGPNCNQRMPRIRHGYAHVANNLYLGWMQYAIGGSMGPSLKSEGNLFIAPKVGSKEVTWRKIGNTSGDKWEFHSVRDAFENGASFVVTKGGRVPKPNYSKEQGFKVADVKYVKSLTRSSGAFQCSRTFIC, via the exons ATGGTATCTCAGGGTACCAATTTCGTCCTACGGCATTTTATTTTGGCCATTGTGATTGTAATCTTTTTCACTCCAAAACTTAGTTATGCCAAACAATCCAAGCTAATGGGCATGAAAATGAATATGATTGATAATTGTTGGAGACCAAATCCTGAATGGAGGAGATATAGACAACAACTAGCGACTTGCTCTGTAGGCTATGTTGGAAAGATGATAAACAACATTGGTAACGACCTCATATATTATAAAGTTACTGACCCAAATGACGATCCCATAACCCCGAAACCTGGTACGTTGAGATACGGAGCTTCTGTAATTCAAGGTAAAGTGTGGATCACATTTCAAAAAGACATGAACATTAAACTCATGAAACCCCTTCTCATTAGTAGTTTCACTACCATTGATGGTCGCGGCATCAATGTCCACATTGCTAATAATGCATGTTTGATGATATTCAAG GCCACCAACATAATCATTCATAGCATTCGAATTCATCACTGCAAAGCTCAAGCACCAGGGATGGTGATGGGGCCTAATGGAAAGGTAATTCATCTAGGTTCAGTAGACGGAGATGCAATTAGATTGGTCACGGCTTCAAAAATTTGGATTGATCATAATACACTTTATAAATGTGAAGATGGTCTTCTTGATGTTACAAGAGGTTCTACTGATATCACTATATCCAATAATTGGTTTAGAGAACAAGATAAGGTTATGCTTCTTGGCCATGATGATGGGTATGTGAGAGACAACAACATGAAAGTCACTGTTGTGTACAATCATTTCGGACCTAACTGCAACCAACGGATGCCTAG GATTCGCCATGGATATGCACATGTAGCCAACAATCTTTACTTAGGGTGGATGCAATATGCCATTGGTGGGAGTATGGGGCCTAGTCTCAAAAGTGAGGGTAACCTCTTCATAGCACCAAAAGTCGGTAGTAAAGAG GTAACATGGAGAAAAATCGGTAATACAAGTGGAGACAAATGGGAATTTCATTCCGTAAGGGACGCATTTGAAAATGGAGCCTCCTTTGTTGTAACAAAAGGAGGACGTGTGCCAAAGCCGAATTATAGTAAAGAACAAGGTTTTAAAGTTGCTGATGTTAAATATGTTAAGTCATTGACAAGATCATCAGGCGCATTCCAATGCAGTAGGACATTTATatgttga